The Anaerotignum propionicum DSM 1682 sequence CCCCCAGTTTGATTGCGGCAATTCCTTGAACCCTTTGAGAAATAGTCGCATATAGTCTTGTATGCTGAACCATCCATGCCAACAAGTATGTACCTATCAGATTCCCAATCCAAGTTATACCGAGTTCAATAAAATACACAGGCTTTTGGAAAATGAGATAGCCAATCCTTCCCGTAAAGAGTTGCAGTTGAAAACAGATGATAGAATACAATCCTATGGCAAAGAAGAAGCTTCCCAAAATAGGATTTTCTATCGATAAAAAAACTGTACCTCCGATACCAATTAACATACCTGCAATGATTGCAGAAACCAACTGTCTTATCTTTTCCACGCCCTATTTCCTCCTAGAAAAACAATATGATTTAGCATACACGATAACGAAACGGTATGTCAATATATAGCGTAAAAAATCAAAAAAAGCCTATATATTGCATGAATGGTTTCTCTTGCGCATCATCATACAATGTGATACGATTACTAGAGAAAAATGGAAAACATCAGTATAATCAATATCATGGAGGGAAATGTGTATGAATCAAGAACTTTGGAATCAAATTCATTGCAAAGACCTTTTAAAAAAGGTGAGCAATGGAAAAGAAGTGGTCTGGGTAAATGAAAATTTGGAAACTGCACAAAGCGCCTTATCAAAAATTGATATTTCCTTAAAAGATATTGATGATGCAGAGGCACGGTTAGCTCGATTTGCCCCATTTATTTTAAAATCCTTCCCCGAAACAGCTGGGGAAAAGGGACTTATTGAATCTCCTTTGACAGAGATTAGAAAAATGAAAGCTCAACTAGAGGGGGAATACAAAACAACAATACCCGGCAGGCTCTTCCTCAAGCAAGACAGTCATCTGGCTATCTCCGGCTCAGTAAAGGCAAGAGGCGGGATTTATGAGGTATTGAAGCATGCGGAGGATTTGGCTTTGGAACATGGTATGCTAAAAGAAGAAGATGACTATAGCATCTTTGCTTCTGATGGATTTAAAAAATTCTTCAGCCAATTCAAAATTCAAGTTGGTTCCACAGGAAACCTGGGTATGAGTATCGGTATCATGAGTGCCGTTCTTGGATTCCACGTAATTGTTCATATGTCTGCTGATGCAAAGCAATGGAAAAAAGATTTGCTTCGCAAACGTGGTGCTGAAGTCATTGAATATGATGATGATTACAGTAAAGCCGTTGAAGTTGGTCGTAAAAACTCTGATGCAGACCCCACAAGCTATTTTGTTGACGATGAAAACTCTGTAACTCTTTTTCTTGGTTATGCCGTTGCGGCAAAACGCATCAAAGCCCAGTTCGATGCACAAGGCATTGTAATCGATGAGGAGCATCCCCTTTTCGTATACATCCCCTGTGGTGTTGGCGGTGCACCGGGAGGCGTAACCTTCGGCCTAAAACAAATTTTCGGCGATAACGTTCACGTCTTTTATGAAGAACCAACACAGGCGCCCTGCATGCTGGTAGGTATGGCATCAGGCATGCAAAATAAAGTAAGCGTGCAAGATTTTGGTCTTACCGGTCAAACCCATGCAGATGGTCTTGCAGTGGGACGAGCTTCAGGATTTGTAGGCGGTGTTATGACCCACCTATTATCAGGCATTTTCACCCTTGAAGATTATCATATTTATGACTTAATGCGTGATATTGTGAACACAGAGGATATCTTTCTGGAACCATCAGCCTGCGCCTCCTTCTGGGGTCCTATTCAGTTAATGAAATATCCTTCAACAAAGGATTATGTAGAGAAAATGGGATTGCTTCCTAAAATGAAAAATGCAATTCATGTCCCTTGGGCAACAGGCGGAAGCTTAGTTCCACAAGAAATCAGAGACGAATATATGCACACTCATTTGAAATAAACAAATTCATTTGTGATAATAAAAATAACGGCAAACGCCGTTATTTTTATTATTTCATTTAATTATGCAAGCTAGATTTATTGTAAATCGGCAAACATT is a genomic window containing:
- the dsdA gene encoding D-serine ammonia-lyase — encoded protein: MNQELWNQIHCKDLLKKVSNGKEVVWVNENLETAQSALSKIDISLKDIDDAEARLARFAPFILKSFPETAGEKGLIESPLTEIRKMKAQLEGEYKTTIPGRLFLKQDSHLAISGSVKARGGIYEVLKHAEDLALEHGMLKEEDDYSIFASDGFKKFFSQFKIQVGSTGNLGMSIGIMSAVLGFHVIVHMSADAKQWKKDLLRKRGAEVIEYDDDYSKAVEVGRKNSDADPTSYFVDDENSVTLFLGYAVAAKRIKAQFDAQGIVIDEEHPLFVYIPCGVGGAPGGVTFGLKQIFGDNVHVFYEEPTQAPCMLVGMASGMQNKVSVQDFGLTGQTHADGLAVGRASGFVGGVMTHLLSGIFTLEDYHIYDLMRDIVNTEDIFLEPSACASFWGPIQLMKYPSTKDYVEKMGLLPKMKNAIHVPWATGGSLVPQEIRDEYMHTHLK
- a CDS encoding formate/nitrite transporter family protein, whose translation is MEKIRQLVSAIIAGMLIGIGGTVFLSIENPILGSFFFAIGLYSIICFQLQLFTGRIGYLIFQKPVYFIELGITWIGNLIGTYLLAWMVQHTRLYATISQRVQGIAAIKLGDNFMSIFLLAILCGMLMFIAIDAYRNIEGSTLKALAIFIPVMVFILSGFEHVIANMFYFSLSKAWDGHCFVAILVMTLGNSVGGLILPVYMKLFCIR